In Apium graveolens cultivar Ventura chromosome 10, ASM990537v1, whole genome shotgun sequence, the following are encoded in one genomic region:
- the LOC141693939 gene encoding protein TEEBE-like, which translates to MSVLLLLLICFLFLCSLFQGLSSAAAPAHLDGLLANGNFEQSPKPSNLKKTVIIGRYSLPKWEIRGLVEYVSGGPQPGGFYFAIPRGAHAARLGNEASISQVLSVKPGQLYSLTFAATRTCAQDEVLRVSIPGQSSDLPIQTLYSTNGGDTYAWAFKAPSNRIKVTFHNPGIQEDPTCGPLLDAIAIREMLPLRYTRGNLVKNGEFDVGPYIFKNFSTGVLLLPKQQDLYSPLPGWIVESIKPVKYVDSKHFQVPSGSAAIEFVGGRECAIAQIIRTVPNKIYNLSFMVGDAKNGCHGTMVVQAFAARSTLRVNFTSQGKGGFTNASMRFKAISARTRITFYSPYYHTKLHDYGHICGPVVDNVRVVSVRYPS; encoded by the exons ATGTCTGTTTTGTTACTCTTACTAATATGCTTTCTGTTCTTATGCTCTCTCTTTCAAGGTCTTTCTTCTGCAGCTGCACCTGCTCATCTCGATG GTCTTCTTGCAAATGGAAACTTTGAGCAATCCCCAAAGCCATCAAACCTAAAGAAAACTGTGATAATAGGAAGGTACTCCCTGCCCAAATGGGAAATTCGTGGCTTGGTTGAGTACGTCTCCGGTGGGCCTCAACCAGGAGGGTTCTATTTCGCGATCCCTCGTGGGGCTCATGCAGCAAGGCTAGGGAATGAGGCCTCAATCTCACAAGTTTTGAGTGTAAAACCAGGTCAACTTTACTCTCTAACATTTGCAGCTACAAGGACTTGTGCTCAAGATGAGGTGCTTAGGGTATCAATTCCTGGTCAATCAAGTGATCTTCCTATTCAGACTCTGTACAGCACCAATGGAGGTGATACCTATGCTTGGGCTTTCAAGGCTCCTTCAAATAGAATTAAGGTCACTTTTCACAACCCTGGTATTCAAGAAGATCCCACTTGTGGCCCTCTTTTAGATGCAATTGCCATTAGGGAGATGCTACCTCTAAGGTACACTAGAG GAAATTTGGTGAAAAATGGTGAATTTGACGTTGGCCCCTATATTTTCAAGAACTTCTCAACAGGGGTCCTTCTCCTTCCGAAACAGCAAGACCTGTACTCTCCTCTTCCTGGATGGATAGTCGAATCCATCAAACCAGTGAAGTACGTCGATTCCAAGCACTTTCAGGTCCCCTCTGGATCAGCTGCCATTGAATTTGTTGGAGGAAGAGAATGTGCCATTGCACAAATCATAAGGACTGTGCCCAATAAAATATACAATCTTTCGTTTATGGTTGGAGATGCAAAAAATGGCTGTCACGGAACAATGGTGGTCCAAGCATTTGCAGCAAGAAGCACTTTAAGAGTCAATTTTACATCTCAAGGAAAGGGAGGATTCACTAATGCGAGCATGAGGTTTAAAGCAATTTCAGCAAGAACAAGAATCACATTCTATAGTCCATATTATCACACAAAACTTCATGACTATGGTCACATTTGTGGCCCTGTTGTTGATAATGTTAGAGTTGTGTCTGTGAGGTATCCAAGTTAG